A region from the Flexibacter flexilis DSM 6793 genome encodes:
- the nuoL gene encoding NADH-quinone oxidoreductase subunit L: MQLLCILIPLLPLIGFTINGLGFRKVPKSAVGLIGSAAVIGSFVLSLLVFSQFLAGGSTPQRVLLFDWITVADLHISFSFLIDQLSLIMLLLVTGVGSLIHIYSIGYMHHDEGFGKFFAFLNLFVFSMLLLVMGSNYVVMFVGWEGVGLCSYLLIGFWNRNTNYNNAAKKAFIMNRIGDLGFLLGIFMIIANFGSVEYADVFAQAGTKLAINSAAATAITLLLFVGAMGKSAQLPLYTWLPDAMAGPTPVSALIHAATMVTAGIYMIIRSNVLYSLAPTTLEFVAIIGLATSLFAATIGIFQNDIKKVLAYSTVSQLGYMFLGLGVMAYSSSMFHVLTHAFFKALLFLGAGSVIHAMSDEQDIRKMGGLRKALPITFLTFLIGTIAISGIPPFAGFFSKDEILAHVYEHNKVMWAFGVLGSIMTSFYMFRLLFLTFFGEFRGSEHQKSHLHESPFSMTFPLMVLAVLSAAGGLLGVPEVFAEGKHWLANFMSPLFAQAKAANPEAFAGHHLDHSTEFMLMGVSVAAAVVSAIAAYVVYVSKKSVPVADGQPIPALQKVVYNKYYVDEIYDTVFVKPLFALSTFFYAVIEFLVIDLAVNAVGQLVKGLSSLFRQIQTGVTGFYIFVMVASITLILVLNFFIL, translated from the coding sequence TTCGTAAAGTACCAAAGAGTGCGGTAGGGCTTATAGGCTCGGCGGCGGTGATAGGCTCGTTTGTTCTTTCTTTGTTGGTATTCAGCCAGTTTTTGGCTGGTGGCAGCACTCCGCAGCGCGTACTACTTTTCGATTGGATTACCGTAGCAGACCTACATATTTCTTTCTCTTTCCTCATCGACCAGCTTTCTCTTATAATGTTGTTGTTGGTGACGGGCGTAGGTTCGCTTATTCATATTTACTCCATTGGCTATATGCACCACGACGAAGGTTTCGGTAAGTTTTTCGCTTTCCTTAACTTGTTCGTGTTCTCGATGTTATTGCTGGTAATGGGTTCTAATTACGTGGTAATGTTTGTTGGCTGGGAAGGCGTAGGGCTTTGTTCTTACTTGCTTATCGGCTTCTGGAACAGAAACACCAATTATAACAATGCTGCGAAAAAAGCCTTCATTATGAACCGCATCGGCGATTTGGGCTTTTTGTTGGGTATTTTTATGATTATTGCCAATTTCGGCAGCGTTGAATATGCCGACGTGTTTGCGCAAGCAGGTACAAAATTGGCTATCAATAGCGCAGCGGCTACGGCTATCACGCTATTGCTTTTTGTGGGTGCAATGGGTAAAAGTGCGCAATTGCCGCTTTACACTTGGTTGCCCGACGCGATGGCAGGTCCAACTCCAGTTTCGGCACTTATCCACGCCGCTACGATGGTTACAGCTGGTATCTACATGATTATTCGCTCGAATGTGTTGTATTCGCTTGCGCCTACAACGCTTGAGTTTGTAGCCATTATCGGCCTTGCAACTTCTCTTTTTGCCGCTACAATCGGTATTTTCCAAAACGACATCAAAAAAGTATTGGCTTACTCTACGGTGAGTCAGTTGGGTTATATGTTTTTAGGCTTGGGCGTGATGGCTTACTCGTCGTCTATGTTCCACGTCCTGACACACGCTTTCTTCAAAGCCTTACTTTTCTTGGGTGCGGGTAGCGTAATCCACGCCATGAGCGACGAACAAGACATTCGTAAAATGGGCGGTTTGCGTAAAGCATTGCCAATTACATTCCTTACGTTTCTGATTGGTACCATCGCTATTTCTGGTATTCCGCCGTTTGCTGGCTTTTTCTCCAAAGACGAAATTTTGGCGCATGTGTACGAACACAACAAAGTAATGTGGGCGTTTGGTGTGTTGGGTTCGATTATGACATCGTTCTATATGTTCCGTTTGTTGTTCTTGACTTTCTTTGGCGAGTTCAGAGGTAGCGAACACCAAAAATCACATTTGCACGAGTCGCCATTTTCGATGACTTTCCCGCTGATGGTGTTGGCGGTATTGTCGGCGGCAGGCGGTTTGCTTGGTGTGCCAGAAGTATTTGCAGAAGGCAAACATTGGTTAGCTAATTTTATGAGTCCGTTGTTTGCACAAGCAAAAGCAGCGAACCCAGAGGCGTTTGCAGGTCATCACCTCGACCACTCGACTGAGTTTATGTTGATGGGCGTTTCGGTGGCGGCTGCGGTGGTTTCGGCTATTGCTGCGTATGTGGTGTATGTGAGCAAAAAATCGGTGCCAGTGGCCGACGGCCAACCTATTCCAGCTTTGCAAAAAGTGGTGTACAACAAATATTATGTGGACGAAATTTATGACACCGTATTTGTAAAACCATTGTTTGCGCTTTCTACGTTTTTCTATGCCGTAATCGAATTTTTGGTAATTGATTTGGCCGTGAACGCCGTAGGACAATTGGTAAAAGGTTTGAGCAGTTTGTTCCGACAAATCCAAACGGGTGTTACAGGCTTCTATATCTTTGTGATGGTGGCAAGCATCACGTTGATATTAGTGTTGAATTTCTTTATTCTGTAA
- a CDS encoding complex I subunit 4 family protein: protein MITLGLIALPLVSAVLLLFMQGESTKKIAFIATLIELGLALAAVAQFTADASVQFAVNFPWVASAGINFSLGMDGISLLLVILTTFLMPWIVLSTFKHHYKNPSAFYALILFMQAALIGVFTAQDAVLFYLFWEAALIPVYFLAGIWGGERRVAVTFKFFIYTIFGSLFMLVALAYLYFQTPGNHSSSLEAFYALKLDESAQCYVFWALFLAFGIKMPVFPFHTWQPDTYTEAPTPATMLLSGIMLKMGIYGVIRWLLPVVPQAAAHWGTLAIVLSVIGIIYGSIIAIKQQNVKRLIAYSSFAHVGLMAAGVFSLTQNGLQGAMVQMLSHGINVVGLFFIVEIIYSRIQTHEIERMGGITRNTPALTIFFMILMLGSVALPLTNGFVGEFLLLSGVFQYNVWFGAIAGVTIILGAVYMLRMFQGVMFGEQSSLTTNFGDISFVEKATLFPLALMVFWIGLYPAPFLNMTAPAVEHLLQVIAR from the coding sequence ATGATAACACTTGGACTGATTGCCTTACCGCTTGTTTCGGCTGTATTACTGCTGTTCATGCAAGGCGAAAGCACAAAAAAGATAGCTTTCATCGCTACGCTCATTGAGTTGGGTTTGGCTTTGGCGGCTGTGGCGCAATTTACTGCTGATGCTTCCGTACAATTTGCTGTTAATTTCCCGTGGGTTGCTTCGGCTGGAATTAACTTTAGTTTGGGAATGGACGGCATAAGCCTTTTACTTGTAATTCTTACTACATTCCTGATGCCTTGGATAGTGCTTTCTACTTTCAAGCATCATTATAAAAATCCTTCGGCTTTCTACGCGCTTATACTGTTCATGCAGGCGGCCTTGATTGGTGTTTTCACGGCACAAGATGCAGTGTTATTCTACCTTTTCTGGGAAGCGGCCTTGATTCCTGTGTATTTCTTGGCAGGCATTTGGGGTGGCGAACGTCGCGTGGCTGTAACTTTCAAATTCTTTATTTACACGATTTTCGGTAGTTTGTTTATGTTGGTGGCTTTGGCTTACCTGTATTTCCAAACGCCAGGCAATCACTCTTCAAGCCTTGAAGCGTTTTATGCGCTAAAACTTGATGAGTCTGCACAATGTTATGTATTCTGGGCTTTGTTCTTGGCTTTTGGTATCAAAATGCCAGTATTCCCGTTCCATACTTGGCAACCAGATACTTACACCGAAGCACCTACACCAGCGACAATGCTTTTGTCGGGTATTATGCTTAAAATGGGTATTTATGGCGTGATTCGTTGGCTTTTGCCTGTTGTGCCGCAAGCCGCAGCGCATTGGGGTACGTTGGCCATTGTTTTGTCGGTAATTGGCATTATTTACGGCTCTATTATCGCCATCAAACAACAAAACGTAAAACGTTTGATTGCTTATTCGTCGTTTGCACACGTTGGCCTAATGGCGGCAGGTGTTTTCTCGCTTACGCAAAACGGTTTGCAAGGTGCTATGGTACAGATGCTTTCGCACGGTATCAACGTAGTAGGTTTGTTTTTTATCGTGGAAATAATTTATAGCCGTATCCAAACGCACGAAATTGAGCGAATGGGCGGTATTACGCGCAACACGCCAGCCCTTACCATTTTCTTTATGATTTTGATGCTTGGTAGTGTGGCTTTGCCGCTAACCAACGGCTTTGTGGGTGAATTTTTACTTTTGTCTGGTGTGTTCCAGTATAATGTTTGGTTTGGAGCGATTGCGGGCGTTACGATTATCTTGGGAGCGGTTTATATGCTGCGTATGTTCCAAGGCGTGATGTTTGGCGAACAAAGTTCACTTACTACCAACTTCGGCGATATTAGCTTTGTAGAAAAAGCGACGTTGTTCCCGTTGGCTCTGATGGTGTTTTGGATTGGCTTATATCCTGCACCGTTCTTGAACATGACTGCGCCAGCCGTAGAACATTTATTACAAGTTATAGCCCGATAA